In Micromonospora sp. WMMD980, the following are encoded in one genomic region:
- a CDS encoding sugar kinase → MTGPEVACVGETMVVLTPDGGGPLQHATRLLVGVGGAESNVAMGLARLGHRAAWVSRVGDDPFGRRMVAEIAAAGVDVDLVTVDPSAPTGVYLKDPGPAGTRVHYHRAGSAASRLGAADLADARLAGVRLMHLSGITAALSDSCRDLLAHALGGRVAPGARVTFDVNHRPALWPADRAGPALRELADRADVVLVGQDEADTLWGAADPIAVRDLLPGPELVVVKDGAVGATALARTGPAVFVPALPLDVVESVGAGDAFAAGFLGGLLRRVDLRSCLRLGHLTAAPVLAASGDNAPPPDPARIARALALTDRDWAAPGRRHDGGSGT, encoded by the coding sequence GTGACCGGGCCGGAGGTCGCCTGCGTGGGGGAGACCATGGTGGTGCTCACCCCCGACGGCGGCGGCCCGCTGCAACACGCCACCCGCCTCCTGGTCGGCGTCGGCGGCGCCGAGTCGAACGTGGCGATGGGACTGGCCCGGCTCGGCCACCGCGCCGCCTGGGTCAGCCGGGTCGGCGACGACCCGTTCGGCCGTCGGATGGTCGCCGAGATCGCCGCCGCCGGGGTCGACGTCGACCTGGTCACCGTCGACCCGTCCGCCCCGACCGGCGTCTACCTCAAGGATCCCGGTCCGGCCGGCACCCGGGTCCACTACCACCGGGCCGGGTCGGCGGCGAGCCGCCTCGGCGCGGCGGACCTCGCCGACGCGCGGCTGGCCGGGGTGCGGCTGATGCACCTGTCCGGGATCACCGCCGCGCTCTCCGACTCCTGCCGGGACCTGCTCGCGCACGCGCTGGGCGGGCGGGTGGCGCCCGGGGCCCGGGTCACCTTCGACGTGAACCACCGACCGGCGCTCTGGCCCGCCGACCGGGCCGGACCGGCGCTGCGGGAGCTGGCCGACCGCGCCGACGTGGTGCTCGTCGGGCAGGACGAGGCCGACACGCTGTGGGGCGCCGCCGATCCGATCGCCGTGCGCGACCTGCTGCCCGGGCCGGAACTGGTGGTGGTCAAGGACGGGGCGGTCGGCGCGACCGCGCTGGCGCGTACCGGGCCGGCGGTCTTCGTGCCGGCGCTGCCGCTGGACGTGGTGGAGTCGGTCGGCGCCGGGGACGCGTTCGCCGCCGGATTCCTCGGCGGTCTGCTGCGCCGGGTCGACCTGAGATCCTGTCTGCGCCTGGGTCACCTCACCGCGGCGCCGGTGCTGGCCGCGTCGGGCGACAACGCGCCACCGCCGGACCCGGCGCGGATCGCCCGGGCGCTGGCGCTGACCGACCGGGACTGGGCGGCGCCGGGACGGCGTCACGACGGAGGGAGCGGCACATGA
- a CDS encoding bifunctional 4-hydroxy-2-oxoglutarate aldolase/2-dehydro-3-deoxy-phosphogluconate aldolase: MTGHDFAPLFGDARVMVILRDLPPEETVRLAELAWDLGIDVVEVPIRTPGAVPALRAAATAGRRRDRLVGAGTVRTPAQVRQAVGAGAAFTVAPGLDLTVADAARSYGLPHLPGVATPTEAQQALDHGLVWLKAFPAVSLGPAWFRAVAGPLPEARFVATGGIDAGNAGDFLAAGVRVVAVGSALTDPAQLPRLAELAGGRPVR, translated from the coding sequence ATGACCGGGCACGACTTCGCACCGCTGTTCGGCGACGCGCGGGTGATGGTGATCCTGCGTGACCTGCCGCCGGAGGAGACGGTCCGGCTCGCGGAGCTGGCCTGGGATCTCGGCATCGACGTGGTGGAGGTGCCCATCCGGACGCCGGGCGCGGTGCCCGCGCTGCGCGCCGCCGCCACGGCCGGACGGCGGCGGGACCGGCTCGTCGGCGCCGGCACGGTCCGCACCCCCGCCCAGGTCCGCCAGGCGGTCGGCGCCGGCGCGGCGTTCACCGTCGCGCCCGGCCTGGACCTGACGGTCGCCGACGCGGCGCGCAGCTACGGACTCCCGCACCTGCCCGGCGTGGCCACCCCCACCGAGGCGCAGCAGGCGCTCGACCACGGCCTGGTCTGGCTCAAGGCGTTCCCGGCGGTCAGCCTCGGCCCGGCCTGGTTCCGGGCGGTCGCCGGTCCGCTCCCGGAGGCCCGGTTCGTGGCCACCGGCGGCATCGACGCCGGCAACGCGGGCGACTTCCTGGCCGCCGGCGTGCGGGTGGTGGCGGTCGGCTCGGCGCTCACCGACCCGGCGCAACTGCCGCGCCTGGCCGAACTCGCCGGTGGTCGTCCGGTCAGGTGA
- a CDS encoding phage tail protein, with translation MRRTAIERLLPAAYQRAAGPGSVLGALLDVMEALHAPDEAVLADVDALFGPYRTPDGFVAYLTRWVAMDHVVAAPRADAPLPLPLGRLRDLVAHGALLARWRGTPYGMRTALELATGATGFVLDEPADRPFHLVVRVPPAAADRLALVSRIVEAEKPAAVTVEVVAADADPPADSPPPTEPTPTPAEPVPPTPAEPVPPTPAEPVPPSPADPTPPPVDPTPPPAGPVRAVGRAHVPPPHDPPEEPS, from the coding sequence ATGCGCCGAACGGCGATTGAGCGGCTGCTGCCGGCCGCCTACCAGCGGGCCGCCGGCCCGGGCAGCGTGTTGGGCGCGCTGCTGGACGTGATGGAGGCGCTGCACGCCCCGGACGAGGCGGTGCTCGCCGACGTCGACGCGTTGTTCGGGCCGTACCGGACGCCGGACGGGTTCGTGGCGTACCTGACCCGCTGGGTGGCGATGGACCACGTGGTGGCCGCGCCGCGCGCGGACGCGCCACTGCCGCTGCCCCTGGGCCGACTGCGTGACCTGGTCGCGCACGGCGCGCTGCTGGCCCGCTGGCGCGGCACGCCGTACGGGATGCGCACCGCGCTGGAGCTGGCCACCGGGGCGACCGGGTTCGTGCTCGACGAGCCGGCCGATCGGCCGTTCCACCTGGTGGTCCGCGTGCCGCCGGCCGCCGCGGACCGGCTGGCGCTGGTCAGCCGGATCGTCGAGGCGGAGAAGCCGGCCGCGGTCACCGTCGAGGTGGTCGCCGCCGACGCCGACCCGCCCGCCGATTCCCCGCCGCCGACCGAGCCGACGCCGACCCCCGCCGAGCCGGTGCCGCCGACCCCCGCCGAGCCCGTGCCGCCGACCCCGGCCGAGCCCGTGCCGCCGTCGCCGGCCGACCCGACGCCGCCCCCGGTCGACCCGACGCCGCCGCCGGCCGGGCCGGTGCGCGCGGTCGGCCGGGCGCACGTGCCCCCGCCCCACGATCCGCCCGAGGAGCCGTCATGA